The Nitriliruptor alkaliphilus DSM 45188 genome includes a region encoding these proteins:
- a CDS encoding flavodoxin family protein, with product MPRLLIVHHTPSPSTASLLEAVVDGATDDAIEGVEVVTRPALTCPDVDVLEADAYVLGTPANIGYMSGALKHFFDRVYYPCLHTTQRRPYGLFVHGNEDTEGAVRAVSAIAKGLGWEPARAPVTVLGSPERADLEACWELGATVAAGLTIR from the coding sequence ATGCCGAGACTGTTGATCGTCCACCACACCCCGTCGCCGAGCACGGCGAGCCTGCTGGAAGCGGTCGTGGACGGCGCCACCGACGACGCCATCGAGGGGGTCGAGGTGGTCACCCGGCCCGCTCTGACCTGCCCGGACGTGGACGTGCTCGAAGCGGATGCGTACGTCCTCGGGACACCGGCCAACATCGGGTACATGTCCGGGGCGCTCAAGCACTTCTTCGACCGCGTCTACTACCCGTGTCTGCACACGACGCAGCGCCGTCCCTACGGGCTGTTCGTGCACGGCAACGAGGACACCGAGGGTGCGGTCCGGGCGGTTTCCGCGATCGCCAAGGGCCTCGGGTGGGAGCCTGCGCGGGCCCCGGTCACGGTCCTCGGCTCGCCGGAACGTGCGGACCTCGAGGCGTGCTGGGAGCTCGGCGCGACCGTCGCCGCGGGACTGACCATCCGCTAG
- a CDS encoding MaoC family dehydratase → MSADGFGGLEVGTSLGTSDWVTIDQGMIDAHADTTGDRDWIHNDVDRATREGPFGAPIAQGSLLIGNLVRMQEQVVRATADVGLAYALNYGFDRVRFVHPVRAGERIRAHLQLADLRPRDDGARVVTLEVTVEIEGRDRPAVVAAWLGLLPT, encoded by the coding sequence ATGTCGGCGGACGGGTTCGGCGGGCTGGAGGTGGGCACCTCGCTCGGGACGAGCGACTGGGTGACCATCGACCAAGGCATGATCGACGCGCACGCCGACACGACGGGTGATCGCGACTGGATCCACAACGACGTGGACCGGGCGACCCGGGAAGGACCGTTCGGGGCGCCGATCGCGCAGGGCTCGCTGCTGATCGGCAACCTCGTGCGCATGCAGGAGCAGGTGGTGCGCGCCACCGCGGACGTCGGGCTGGCGTACGCGCTGAACTACGGCTTCGATCGCGTCCGGTTCGTCCACCCGGTCCGTGCCGGCGAACGGATCCGCGCACACCTCCAGTTGGCCGACCTGCGCCCCCGCGACGACGGCGCCAGGGTCGTGACCCTCGAGGTCACCGTCGAGATCGAAGGCCGGGACCGCCCCGCCGTGGTGGCGGCGTGGCTCGGACTGCTCCCCACCTGA
- a CDS encoding thioredoxin family protein, whose protein sequence is MAANSTMLELGTEAPDFALPDVTDGMTVTRDDLDGDILVVMFLCRHCPYVVHTQDAIAALAASYADDGRVSFVAIAANDPDRQPDDHPDRLAEQKRDVGFPFPYLFDGSQRIALAYGAACTPDTFVFDRERRLAYRGRIDATRPGGPPATGDELRAAIDRLLTGDRPDEHQWPAVGCSIKWRPENDPN, encoded by the coding sequence ATGGCCGCGAACTCCACGATGCTCGAGCTCGGGACCGAGGCCCCGGACTTCGCCCTGCCCGACGTCACCGACGGCATGACCGTCACGCGCGACGACCTCGACGGTGACATCCTCGTGGTGATGTTCCTCTGCCGCCACTGCCCCTACGTGGTGCACACCCAGGACGCCATCGCGGCCCTCGCCGCCAGCTACGCCGACGACGGGCGGGTCTCGTTCGTCGCGATCGCCGCCAACGACCCTGACCGACAGCCGGACGACCACCCGGACCGGCTCGCGGAGCAGAAGCGGGACGTCGGCTTCCCCTTCCCGTACCTGTTCGACGGCAGCCAGCGCATCGCCCTCGCCTACGGCGCGGCATGCACCCCCGACACCTTCGTGTTCGACCGCGAGCGCCGGCTTGCCTACCGGGGCCGGATCGACGCGACACGACCCGGCGGTCCGCCCGCCACCGGTGACGAGCTACGGGCTGCCATCGACCGGCTGCTCACCGGCGACCGTCCCGACGAGCACCAGTGGCCCGCGGTCGGCTGCTCCATCAAGTGGCGCCCCGAGAACGACCCGAACTGA
- a CDS encoding Hsp20/alpha crystallin family protein, with product MLMRWDPFRDIDRVAASLLGDEPSSRTMAMDAYRQGDELRIDLDLPGIDPESIELTVERNVLSISARRSVDRSGVDQLIVSERPQGVFTRQVFLGDSLDADALEAAYDHGVLSIKVPVLESAKPRRIPVTVDSGERAAIEAG from the coding sequence ATGCTGATGCGTTGGGATCCGTTCCGTGACATCGACCGTGTGGCGGCGTCGCTCCTGGGAGACGAGCCGTCGTCCCGCACGATGGCCATGGACGCCTACCGGCAGGGTGACGAGCTGCGCATCGACCTCGACCTTCCCGGCATCGACCCCGAGTCGATCGAGCTGACGGTCGAGCGCAACGTGCTGAGCATCTCGGCTCGGCGCAGCGTCGACCGCTCGGGCGTCGACCAGTTGATCGTCAGCGAGCGTCCGCAGGGGGTGTTCACGCGGCAGGTCTTCCTCGGTGACAGCCTCGACGCAGACGCGCTGGAGGCCGCCTACGACCACGGCGTGCTGAGCATCAAGGTCCCGGTCCTGGAATCGGCCAAGCCGCGTCGTATCCCGGTGACCGTGGACAGCGGCGAGCGGGCGGCGATCGAGGCCGGCTGA
- a CDS encoding cupredoxin domain-containing protein — protein MGQHRRRLTRTVAAGLLLAGLLAGCGDDDGAGAEDAGIDDTDAGGDVGEDVAAEVDIVDNGFEPDALEVSVGDHLTWTNTGAAAHTVTFDDGPDSGSIPSGETFSHTFEDAGEYTYACAIHPAMRGTVAVTG, from the coding sequence GTGGGACAACACCGACGCAGGCTGACGCGCACCGTGGCGGCGGGGCTGCTCCTCGCGGGGCTCCTCGCGGGGTGCGGCGATGACGATGGTGCGGGGGCCGAGGACGCGGGCATCGACGACACCGATGCCGGTGGGGACGTCGGTGAGGACGTCGCGGCAGAGGTCGACATCGTTGACAACGGGTTCGAGCCGGACGCGCTCGAGGTGTCGGTCGGTGACCACCTCACCTGGACCAACACGGGTGCCGCGGCGCACACGGTCACCTTCGACGACGGGCCCGATTCGGGGAGCATCCCGAGCGGCGAGACCTTCAGCCACACCTTCGAGGATGCCGGTGAGTACACCTACGCCTGCGCTATCCACCCGGCGATGCGGGGCACGGTCGCCGTGACCGGGTGA
- a CDS encoding 6-phosphofructokinase yields the protein MPESTAPSRIAVLTSGGDAPGMNAAVRAVVRTGLAAGVEVNLVYEGYRGLVDGGAAIVPATSADVGGILQQGGTAIGTARSEAFRTRDGRRQAARNLVERGIDALIVIGGDGSLTGADTFRTEWPELLAELVEEGDIDEDTAAAHPHLRLVGMVGSIDNDMFGTDMTIGADTALHRITEAIDALHATASSHQRSFVIEVMGRNCGYLALMSGLATGANWIFVPERPPNTDDWARSLSRTVEAGRRVGRRQNIVVIAEGAHDWQGEPITADQVKEALEQGLGEDTRVTILGHVQRGGAASAFDRNLGTRCGHRAVHELLALGPDEPAKLVGIRENRITTSDLLEAIERTHAVADLIQQKRYEEAMELRGGSFVESHATLRTLVRAQPRPPEEGERAGKRPLRIAVLHGGGPAPGMNTAVRAAVRIGLDSGHEMLRVDRGFKGLRDGRVEPFGWMSVSGWVSRGGAELGTRRWVPDEADVARIAEQIAEHRIDGLLMIGGLTGYLASHALQAARDIHPALDLPIVCLPATINNDLPGTDLTVGTDTALNAIVSDVDKIKRSAVASRRCFVVEVMGKDSGYLGLTSALATGAERVYLPERGITLRQLHDDVDALSAAFDEGQQLGLLIRSENADPVYTTEFVRSVFEKESGDHFDARASILGHLQQGGDPSPFDRIQATRLAVRCVGHLIEAIEAGDTAGAMIGLQRGRVAFTPLDQLTELLAEDADRPAEQPWLDDLLPIAEAMSVPGVD from the coding sequence GTGCCAGAGTCGACCGCCCCCTCGCGCATCGCCGTGCTCACCAGCGGCGGTGACGCCCCAGGGATGAACGCCGCCGTCCGCGCCGTCGTCCGCACCGGCCTCGCCGCCGGGGTCGAGGTCAACCTCGTCTACGAGGGGTACCGCGGGCTCGTGGACGGCGGGGCGGCGATCGTCCCCGCGACCTCCGCTGACGTCGGGGGCATCCTGCAGCAGGGCGGGACCGCGATCGGCACGGCCCGATCCGAGGCGTTCCGCACCCGTGACGGACGTCGCCAGGCCGCCCGCAACCTCGTCGAGCGTGGCATCGACGCCCTCATCGTCATCGGCGGCGACGGCAGCCTCACCGGCGCCGACACCTTCCGGACCGAGTGGCCCGAACTGCTCGCCGAACTCGTCGAGGAAGGTGACATCGACGAGGACACCGCGGCCGCGCACCCGCACCTGCGGCTGGTCGGCATGGTCGGCTCGATCGACAACGACATGTTCGGGACGGACATGACCATCGGGGCCGACACGGCCCTCCACCGGATCACGGAGGCCATCGACGCCCTCCACGCCACCGCCTCCAGCCACCAGCGCTCCTTCGTCATCGAGGTCATGGGCCGCAACTGCGGGTACCTCGCCCTGATGTCGGGCCTGGCGACCGGGGCGAACTGGATCTTCGTCCCCGAACGTCCGCCGAACACCGACGACTGGGCCAGGTCGCTGAGCCGGACCGTGGAGGCCGGACGTCGCGTCGGACGCCGCCAGAACATCGTGGTCATCGCCGAGGGCGCCCACGACTGGCAGGGCGAACCCATCACCGCCGACCAGGTCAAGGAGGCCCTCGAACAGGGGCTCGGTGAGGACACCCGCGTCACCATCCTCGGTCACGTGCAGCGCGGCGGTGCCGCCTCGGCGTTCGACCGCAACCTCGGCACGCGGTGCGGTCACCGGGCCGTGCACGAGCTGCTCGCGCTCGGACCCGACGAGCCCGCCAAGCTCGTCGGTATCCGCGAGAACCGCATCACCACCTCCGACCTGCTCGAGGCCATCGAACGCACCCACGCGGTCGCCGACCTGATCCAGCAGAAGCGCTACGAGGAGGCGATGGAGCTGCGCGGGGGCAGCTTCGTGGAATCGCACGCGACCCTGCGCACCCTGGTCCGGGCTCAGCCACGCCCACCGGAGGAGGGCGAGCGTGCCGGCAAGCGCCCGCTGCGCATCGCCGTCCTCCACGGCGGGGGCCCCGCGCCCGGCATGAACACCGCCGTGCGCGCAGCTGTCCGCATCGGCCTCGACAGCGGTCACGAGATGTTGCGGGTCGACCGCGGCTTCAAGGGCCTGCGCGACGGTCGGGTCGAGCCCTTCGGATGGATGTCGGTCAGCGGCTGGGTCTCGCGCGGAGGTGCCGAGCTCGGGACCCGACGGTGGGTCCCCGACGAGGCCGACGTCGCCCGGATCGCCGAGCAGATCGCCGAGCACCGCATCGATGGGCTCCTGATGATCGGCGGCCTGACCGGCTACCTGGCCTCGCACGCCCTGCAGGCCGCCCGCGACATCCACCCCGCGTTGGATCTGCCGATCGTGTGTCTGCCTGCCACGATCAACAACGACCTGCCGGGCACCGACCTCACGGTCGGCACGGACACGGCGCTCAACGCCATCGTCAGCGACGTCGACAAGATCAAGCGGTCAGCGGTGGCCTCACGACGGTGCTTCGTGGTCGAGGTGATGGGCAAGGACTCCGGCTACCTCGGCCTCACCAGCGCGCTGGCGACGGGCGCCGAGCGGGTCTACCTGCCCGAACGCGGCATCACCCTCCGGCAGCTGCACGACGACGTCGACGCGTTGAGCGCCGCGTTCGACGAGGGACAGCAGCTCGGGCTGCTCATCCGCAGCGAGAACGCCGATCCGGTCTACACCACCGAGTTCGTCCGGTCGGTCTTCGAGAAGGAGAGCGGGGACCACTTCGACGCCCGCGCGTCCATCCTCGGCCACCTCCAGCAGGGCGGGGACCCCTCACCGTTCGATCGCATCCAGGCGACCCGGCTGGCCGTCCGGTGCGTCGGGCACCTGATCGAGGCGATCGAGGCCGGTGACACCGCCGGGGCCATGATCGGGCTGCAGCGTGGCCGGGTGGCCTTCACCCCCCTCGATCAGCTGACGGAGCTGCTCGCGGAGGACGCCGACCGGCCGGCCGAACAGCCGTGGCTCGACGATCTGCTGCCGATCGCGGAGGCCATGTCCGTGCCCGGTGTCGACTGA
- a CDS encoding OsmC family protein, with product MTGTLGGALEARGIPAGGGRLRSDITGEVELEGKTLVLKRVHAAYTLEVDEDADRDAIDRVLGFHADRCPVARSIRAAIEITTSIELTAAS from the coding sequence CTGACCGGGACGCTCGGGGGTGCTCTCGAAGCACGAGGCATCCCCGCCGGAGGCGGTCGTCTCCGATCCGACATCACCGGCGAGGTCGAACTCGAGGGCAAGACGCTCGTCCTCAAACGCGTCCACGCCGCCTACACCCTCGAGGTCGACGAGGACGCCGACCGCGACGCCATCGACCGGGTCCTCGGCTTCCACGCCGACCGCTGCCCCGTCGCGCGCTCGATCCGTGCAGCCATCGAGATCACCACGTCGATCGAACTGACCGCGGCCTCGTGA
- a CDS encoding cupin domain-containing protein: protein MADRASALTRLVGDADRFLDERFGRAPLHVRTGDAAAFDGLLSLDDVDRLVAATGLRAPSFRLVRDGRTLPRSAVTRSVRIGSRPVSDLVDVQAVHREFAAGASIVLQGLHRSFAPVAELCRSLEVSLTHPVQANAYLTPPVAQGLDLHADPHDVFAIQTHGVKRWVVHPPDGSEPWDLEVRAGDVLYLPAGARHAAQTLDRPSLHLTIGVRTTTWRDVLRRAVDDVLAEPQLDAPLPAGWADDPARHAEALTGHLRDLAVRLARADAVPPLEASADAFWSHRAPDLNGGLRDVLELDQLDDTTPLCRRPHATFRVRTDDEVVRVQLGDRELHLPLAAEEAVRRLGSLTVLVPKDLDDVADEPSRLVLCRRMVQEGLLTFARGTDGA, encoded by the coding sequence ATGGCGGACCGCGCGTCAGCGCTGACCCGACTGGTCGGTGATGCCGACCGGTTCCTCGACGAGCGCTTCGGCCGTGCCCCGCTCCACGTCCGGACCGGCGATGCGGCGGCCTTCGACGGGCTGCTGAGCCTGGACGACGTCGACCGGCTGGTCGCGGCGACGGGCCTCCGGGCGCCGTCGTTCCGGCTCGTCCGCGACGGCCGGACGCTGCCCCGTTCGGCGGTGACCCGGTCGGTGCGGATCGGATCGCGGCCCGTCTCGGACCTCGTGGACGTCCAGGCGGTGCACCGCGAGTTCGCAGCGGGGGCCAGCATCGTCCTGCAGGGCCTGCACCGCTCGTTCGCGCCGGTCGCCGAGCTGTGCCGCTCCCTCGAGGTCAGCCTTACCCATCCGGTCCAGGCCAACGCCTACCTCACCCCGCCCGTCGCGCAGGGCCTGGACCTGCATGCCGACCCCCACGACGTGTTCGCGATCCAGACCCACGGGGTGAAACGGTGGGTGGTGCACCCGCCCGACGGGTCCGAGCCTTGGGATCTCGAAGTGCGGGCCGGAGACGTGCTCTACCTGCCTGCTGGGGCGCGGCACGCCGCCCAGACGCTGGACCGACCGTCGCTGCACCTGACCATCGGTGTGCGGACCACCACCTGGCGCGACGTGCTCCGCCGCGCGGTCGACGACGTGCTCGCCGAGCCGCAGCTGGACGCCCCGCTGCCGGCGGGTTGGGCCGACGATCCGGCTCGGCACGCCGAGGCACTGACGGGGCACCTGCGGGACCTCGCCGTCCGACTGGCCCGCGCGGACGCGGTGCCGCCGTTGGAAGCCTCGGCCGACGCGTTCTGGTCCCACCGCGCGCCGGACCTGAACGGCGGCCTGCGCGACGTGCTGGAGCTCGACCAGCTCGACGACACGACGCCGCTGTGTCGCCGCCCACACGCCACCTTCCGGGTCCGCACCGACGACGAGGTGGTCCGGGTCCAGCTCGGGGACCGTGAACTGCACCTGCCCCTGGCGGCCGAGGAGGCGGTCCGGCGCCTCGGTTCCCTGACCGTTCTCGTGCCGAAGGACCTCGACGACGTCGCCGACGAGCCCAGCCGTCTCGTGCTGTGCCGGCGCATGGTCCAGGAGGGACTCCTGACGTTCGCACGCGGGACCGACGGTGCGTGA
- a CDS encoding ribokinase, whose protein sequence is MTDDPARYDVAVVGSANVDLVVPVEALPRPGQTVLGGDHLRAPGGKGANQAVAAGRLGRRVAMIGRVGDDDPGRLLLDSLRAAGVDTANVRTTPDAPSGIALITVDAAGENTIAVSPGANARVTVGDVQTAGTFLRHAAVTLVQLEVPLDAVAAAVAEAGGTVVLNPAPAVALPATTLANVDVLTPNRSELGVLAGTATPRTIDEAVTAAERLPRGMAVVVTLGADGALVLDGDTIEHLPACAVTAVDATGAGDAFCGALADGLSRDLTLVEAARWAVRVAGAATTRWGAQPAMPTPEEVEALTDRVLGGSDAGGTSRSV, encoded by the coding sequence ATGACCGACGACCCGGCTCGCTACGACGTCGCGGTCGTGGGCAGTGCCAACGTCGACCTGGTGGTCCCGGTCGAAGCGCTGCCTCGACCGGGACAGACCGTGCTCGGTGGCGACCACCTACGCGCACCCGGAGGCAAGGGCGCCAACCAGGCGGTCGCTGCCGGGCGCCTCGGACGGCGCGTGGCCATGATCGGCCGCGTCGGCGATGACGACCCCGGTCGGCTGCTGCTCGACTCGCTTCGCGCGGCAGGCGTCGACACCGCCAACGTCCGTACCACGCCCGATGCGCCGAGTGGCATCGCCCTCATCACCGTCGACGCTGCCGGTGAGAACACCATCGCGGTCAGCCCCGGGGCCAACGCCCGTGTCACGGTCGGCGACGTCCAGACAGCGGGCACGTTCCTGCGTCACGCAGCGGTGACGCTCGTGCAGCTGGAGGTGCCGCTCGACGCCGTCGCCGCGGCCGTCGCCGAGGCAGGGGGGACCGTGGTCCTGAACCCTGCCCCGGCGGTGGCCTTGCCAGCCACCACCCTGGCGAACGTCGACGTGTTGACCCCCAACCGCAGCGAGCTGGGGGTGCTGGCGGGGACGGCCACCCCACGCACCATCGACGAGGCGGTCACCGCGGCAGAACGGTTGCCACGAGGGATGGCGGTGGTGGTGACCCTCGGGGCCGACGGTGCGCTCGTCCTCGACGGCGACACCATCGAGCACCTCCCCGCCTGTGCCGTCACGGCGGTGGACGCGACCGGCGCAGGTGATGCCTTCTGCGGCGCGCTGGCCGACGGTCTGAGCCGCGATCTCACGCTCGTGGAGGCGGCCCGCTGGGCCGTTCGGGTGGCCGGCGCTGCGACCACTCGCTGGGGAGCGCAACCCGCGATGCCGACCCCCGAAGAGGTGGAGGCGCTGACCGACCGGGTGCTCGGTGGCAGCGACGCGGGCGGGACCTCGCGCTCAGTCTGA
- a CDS encoding L,D-transpeptidase family protein has translation MTVSSTTSRWLRPRIVAVLVVAVLMVTTVAALSASAWAYGATVRDGAQLLPGTTISSVPVGDTSVEEAIETVSAHLAPTLDRTITVTHGDLSWETTPRDLGAVTDLDAVVTAAAARADDLGFADLVKLRWLGSTDGLVSDVAVSVPEDEVAAFVATIAHDLDRAPRDAEVGWVDGAVTVTVEGRDGRDVEQDEAVLALTEIVTGDGTELTVPLTTAAPAITTDIAEQVAHDVGAAVDVALDRAVTVSLDGRTETITGRELGADPEVDPLVAAALAAATSDGDPPSFDVALTVADERIGAVLDTVTAGSAVPARNASLDLSNGGFKVTPERNGAAVDRAEALAKVHAALDGAADRVELELRTVRPTITADAFRQVLVVDHSTTTVTLYEGGEARKAWPVAIGTNNSPTPKGTFVVGAKRYEPTWVNPARDRWGKDMPERIGPGPDNPLGARALNWNRPGGGDTLIRFHGTPNEASIGTASSNGCVRMFNKDVIELYDMVSTGTTIISKD, from the coding sequence ATGACCGTCAGCTCCACTACGTCGCGCTGGCTCCGCCCGCGCATCGTGGCCGTCCTCGTCGTCGCCGTCCTGATGGTGACGACGGTGGCTGCGCTCAGCGCATCGGCGTGGGCCTACGGCGCGACGGTCCGTGACGGGGCGCAGCTGCTGCCGGGGACCACGATCTCGTCCGTGCCCGTCGGTGACACCAGCGTCGAGGAGGCGATCGAGACCGTCTCCGCCCACCTCGCCCCCACGCTCGACCGCACCATCACGGTGACCCACGGCGACCTGTCCTGGGAGACCACGCCACGGGACCTCGGGGCGGTCACCGACCTGGACGCGGTCGTGACCGCGGCGGCGGCGCGGGCCGACGACCTCGGTTTCGCCGATCTGGTCAAGCTGCGGTGGCTCGGATCCACCGACGGGCTGGTCAGCGACGTGGCCGTCTCCGTCCCCGAGGACGAGGTCGCCGCGTTCGTGGCGACGATCGCGCACGACCTCGATCGCGCGCCCCGGGACGCCGAGGTCGGCTGGGTCGACGGCGCGGTCACCGTCACCGTCGAGGGCCGTGATGGTCGCGACGTCGAGCAGGACGAGGCCGTCCTGGCGCTGACCGAGATCGTCACCGGCGACGGCACCGAGCTGACCGTCCCGCTGACCACCGCCGCCCCGGCCATCACCACCGACATCGCCGAGCAGGTCGCCCACGATGTCGGTGCGGCCGTCGACGTCGCGCTGGACCGAGCCGTCACCGTCTCGCTCGACGGCCGCACCGAGACGATCACCGGCCGCGAGCTCGGGGCCGACCCGGAGGTGGACCCGCTGGTCGCTGCTGCCCTCGCGGCTGCGACCAGCGACGGGGACCCGCCGAGCTTCGACGTCGCGTTGACCGTCGCCGACGAGCGCATCGGCGCCGTCCTCGACACGGTCACCGCCGGATCGGCCGTGCCCGCCCGGAACGCCTCGCTGGACCTCTCCAACGGTGGCTTCAAGGTCACCCCCGAACGCAACGGCGCCGCCGTCGACCGCGCCGAAGCGCTCGCGAAGGTCCACGCCGCCCTCGACGGCGCTGCCGATCGTGTCGAGCTCGAGCTGCGGACGGTCCGCCCGACGATCACGGCTGACGCGTTCCGGCAGGTGCTCGTCGTCGACCACTCGACCACGACGGTCACGCTGTACGAGGGCGGTGAGGCGCGCAAGGCCTGGCCCGTCGCGATCGGGACCAACAACAGCCCGACCCCGAAGGGCACGTTCGTCGTCGGCGCCAAGCGCTACGAGCCGACCTGGGTCAACCCCGCGCGGGACCGGTGGGGCAAGGACATGCCGGAGCGCATCGGCCCGGGGCCCGACAACCCGCTCGGCGCCCGGGCCCTCAACTGGAACCGCCCCGGCGGTGGGGACACGCTGATCCGCTTCCACGGCACCCCGAACGAGGCCTCCATCGGCACCGCGTCCTCCAACGGGTGCGTCCGGATGTTCAACAAGGACGTCATCGAGCTCTACGACATGGTCTCGACCGGGACGACCATCATCAGCAAGGACTGA